The segment CATGGGGGCGTCGGAGTCGTAGCCCATCTGCGTCGGAAGATCGAAGGCCACCGACAGGCCCGTCTGGCCGTTGTCCAGCAGGTACCGGTACCGGCGGTTCGACTCCTTCGCGTCCCCGAAGCCGGCGTATTGCCGCATCGTCCAGAAGCGGCCCCGGTACATCGTCGGCTGGACGCCGCGCGTGAAGGGGAACTCGCCCGGGAAACCCGCGTCCCGGAGATAATCGAACGATTCGAGGTGCTCGGGCGTGTAGAGGCGCCGGACCTCCTCACCGGAGGTGCTCTCGAACCGGGGGCGACGCTCCCGCGCCTTCGAGATCACGGGCGCGAGGATGTCGCGCTCCCACCGCTCCCGCGCCTCCCGAAGCCCGCCTTTCCCGTTCTTCCCCGTCATCGGGCCCTCCTATTCCACGAGGAGCAGCTTCGCCCCCGACTCGACGACCTCGCCTTCCTGGACGAAGATCTCCTTCACCTTGCCCGCGAGGGCGGACTTGAGCTCGTTCTCCATCTTCATGGCCTCGACGACGATCACTCCCTGGCCGGCCTCGACCTCCTGCCCTTCCTTGACCAGGAGCTTGACCACCTTCCCGGGCATCGGCGAGGTGAGCATCGCCTTCCCGGCGGAGCCCTTGCCGCCGGCCCGGATCATCGCCCGCCGCTGCTCGTTCATCAGGGTGAACTTGTGGCAGTCGCCGTGGATGAGCACCTCGTACTCCTCCGTCGGCAGTTGGGTCACGTCCACCACGAACGACGCGCCCCCGTACAGGACCGACCAGAGCTGGCCGGCCACCTGGTGGGCGTCCACGACGTGCTCCACCCCGTCGATCGCCACCTTGTAGTTCGCGCCGCCGAGTTCCTCGACGGTGATCGTCACATCCCGCTCCCCGATCGTCGCAACGTAGCTCATCGCCGCACCTACCCGATCTTCCGGATGCCCGGACGCGTGGAGTATTTCCACATCGAGACGGGACCGGCCGCCTCCCCGGGTTGCCGGGCCACCGCGCGCTTCCGCTCCCCGGTGAACACCTGGATCGCCGCCGTGACCAGGGCGACCTCCTCGTTGGCGAGCTTGCGCGCTTCCTCTTCCTTGAAGAACACCTTGTCGATGAAGTTCGTGTCGAAGTTCCCCTCGATGAAGTGCCGGTTGTTCATCACGCGGATGTGGAAGGGGATGGTGGTCTTCACCCCGGTGACCACGTACTCGGCGAGGGCCCGTTTCATCCGGGCGATCGCCTCCGTCCGGTCCTTCCCCCACGCCACCAGCTTGGAGATGATCGGGTCGTAGTAGATCGGGATCTCGAACCCCTCGTACATTCCCGAGTCGTCCCGCACGCCGGGCCCCCCGGGGATGCGCAGCGAGGTGACCACGCCCGGACACGGCATGAAGTTGCGTTCCGGGTCCTCGGCGTAGACGCGGCACTCGATCGCGTGTCCCGACTGCTTCACGTCTTCCTGGCGGATCGAGAGCTTCTCCCCCGCCGCCACGCTGATCTGCTCCTTGACGATGTCGACCCCGGTCACCATCTCCGTGACCGGATGTTCCACCTGGAGCCGGGTGTTCATCTCGAGGAAGTAGAAGTTCCGCTTCGAGTCCACGAGGAACTCGCACGTGCCCGCGCCCTCGTACTTCACCGCCCGCGCCGCCTCGATCGCCACCTTTCCCATCGCGGCCCGCATCTCGGGGGTGACGATGACGGAGGGGGACTCCTCCACCACCTTCTGGTGTCGCCGCTGGATGGAGCACT is part of the bacterium genome and harbors:
- a CDS encoding biotin/lipoyl-containing protein, which produces MSYVATIGERDVTITVEELGGANYKVAIDGVEHVVDAHQVAGQLWSVLYGGASFVVDVTQLPTEEYEVLIHGDCHKFTLMNEQRRAMIRAGGKGSAGKAMLTSPMPGKVVKLLVKEGQEVEAGQGVIVVEAMKMENELKSALAGKVKEIFVQEGEVVESGAKLLLVE
- the accC gene encoding acetyl-CoA carboxylase biotin carboxylase subunit, with product MFRKILIANRGEIAVRVLRACKEMGIRTVAVYSEVDRKALHTRYADEAICIGPAPARESYLVIDKIIDAAKKSGAEAIHPGYGFLAENPLFADRCEKEKIKLIGPSAYAMRTMGSKTLARKTVQSAGVPVVPGTVEPITTEAEVIRIAKEIGLPVMLKATAGGGGKGMRLVREESELSSSLRMAKSEAKSAFSDDSVYIEKYIENPRHVEIQLLGDRHGNYVHLCERECSIQRRHQKVVEESPSVIVTPEMRAAMGKVAIEAARAVKYEGAGTCEFLVDSKRNFYFLEMNTRLQVEHPVTEMVTGVDIVKEQISVAAGEKLSIRQEDVKQSGHAIECRVYAEDPERNFMPCPGVVTSLRIPGGPGVRDDSGMYEGFEIPIYYDPIISKLVAWGKDRTEAIARMKRALAEYVVTGVKTTIPFHIRVMNNRHFIEGNFDTNFIDKVFFKEEEARKLANEEVALVTAAIQVFTGERKRAVARQPGEAAGPVSMWKYSTRPGIRKIG